From the genome of Eucalyptus grandis isolate ANBG69807.140 chromosome 2, ASM1654582v1, whole genome shotgun sequence, one region includes:
- the LOC104434374 gene encoding agamous-like MADS-box protein MADS2 translates to MGRGRVQLKRIENKINRQVTFSKRRNGLLKKAYELSLLCDAEVALIIFSSRGKLYEYCSSSSMMKTLERYQKCSYGAQLNPSRSIDETQSSYQEYLRLKARAEVLQQSQRNLLGEDLGSLDSKELEHLESQLESSLKNIRSTKTQSMLDQLFNLQNRVWIN, encoded by the exons ATGGGAAGAGGGAGGGTTCAGCTGAAGAGGATAGAGAACAAAATTAACAGGCAAGTGACCTTTTCCAAGAGAAGGAATGGGCTCCTCAAGAAGGCTTATGAGCTCTCGCTCCTCTGTGATGCTGAGGTCGCTCTCATCATCTTCTCCAGCCGGGGCAAGCTTTACGAGTACTGTAGCAGCTCTAG CATGATGAAAACACTTGAAAGGTACCAAAAGTGCAGCTATGGTGCTCAGCTCAACCCAAGCCGCTCAATCGATGAGACACAG AGCAGCTACCAGGAATACTTGAGGCTGAAAGCAAGAGCTGAGGTCCTCCAGCAATCTCAAAG GAACCTGCTTGGGGAAGATTTGGGTTCACTCGACAGTAAAGAGCTTGAGCATCTGGAGAGTCAACTGGAGAGTTCATTGAAGAACATTCGGTCGACAAAG ACCCAGTCCATGCTCGATCAACTCTTTAATCTTCAAAACAGGGTATGGATTAATTAA